CCGTGAACTCCTGGGGGCAGAGCCCGTGGGATTGACGCACCCCGTCCAGGGGTTAGTATCTCAGCCATGAGCGTTCGTTGCGCCAGCCTGTCGATTACCAGCATTACCATCCGACTCCATCTGAGAGGCGGCGTGCTGGCACTCGGCTGACGGACTGTAGGACCCGATGATGCGCGGCGCGGCCTCTCGAGAAGTCGAGAGGCCGCGCCGCTTTTGTTATCCCTGACGGAACGACGCGAGGTGAGGAACATGTTCCTGTACGACACGACACTGCGGGACGGCACGCAGCGCGAGGGCCTGTCGCTTTCGGTCGACGACAAACTGAAAATCGCGCACCGGCTGGACGAGCTGGGCATCCACTACCTCGAAGGCGGCTGGCCGGGCTCGAACCCCAAGGACTCGGAGTTCTTCCGTCGGATCCGGAAGGAGCGGCTCGGGCACGCGAAGACGGCAGCGTTCGGGATGACTCGCCGGGCGAACGGCCGGTGCGAAGACGATCCCAGTCTCACCGCGCTGCTCGAAGCCGAGACGCCGGTGGTGACGATCGTGGGGAAGAGCTCCACCCTCCACGTGGAGCGTGTGCTCGAGGCGAGCCGCGACGAGAACCTCCGCATGATCTCGGACACCGTGGGCTACCTCCGTCGGCTCGGCCGCGAGGTGATCTACGACGCGGAGCACTTTTTCGACGGCTACCGCCTGGACGCGGACTATGCCCTCGCCACGTTGCGGGCGGCGGCCGGCGCGGGCGCAGACTGCATCGTCCTGTGCGACACGAACGGAGGGGAGCTCCCGGAAGTAGTGGAACAACGGGTGCGCGACGTCCGGGAGCAGCTCGGTACACCGCTCGGCATTCACCCGCACAACGACAGCGGCCTCGCGGTGGCGAATGCGCTGGCGGCAGTGCGCGCGGGATGCGTCCACGTCCAGGGCACGATCAACGGGTACGGCGAGCGCTGCGGCAACCTCGACCTCATCCCCCTCATTGCGACGCTGCAGCTCAAGGTCGGCTGTCCGGTGCTCCCGCCCGAGCAGCTGCGACGCCTGCGAGAGGTGGCGCTCTTCGTGGCGGCCGTCGCGAACCTGAATCCCGACGCGCATGCGCCGTACGTCGGCGCGAGCGCGTTCGCCCACAAAGGCGGCATTCACGTCGCGGCCGTCGCGAAGCTACCGGAGAGCTATCAGCACATCGATCCGGCGCTGGTCGGGAACGAGATGCGCGTCGTGGTGAGCGAGTTGTCGGGGCGCCAGAACGTCCGGCTGCGCGCGGACCTGCTCGGCCTGGCGGCCGGCGTCTCTCCCCAGGACGTGCTGCAGCAGGTAAAGACGCTGGAATACGGGGGTCATCAGTTCGAGGCGGCGGACGGTTCGTTCGAGATGCTCGTGCGCCGCGCCTCCGCCGATTATCGGCCTCCCTTCGAGCTGCTCGGCTTCACGGTGATCGTGGAGCGCCGCAGCGGCGGCGACATGACGGCACAGGCCATGATTCAACTGCGGGTGGGAGACGCGGTCATGCACACCGCGGCCGAGGGTGCGGGTCCGGTGAACGCGCTCGACAATGCCGTTCGCAAGGCGCTGCTGCCGCACTATCCGGAGCTGGCCGACGTGCGCCTCGTGGACTACAAGGTGCGCATCGTGGACGAGCACCTCGGTACCGCCGCCAAGCCTCGCGTGGTGGTAGAGTCCGCCAGCGGTGCGGAGCGCTGGAGCACCATGGGCTGCTCGGAAAACATCATCGAGGCCAGCTGGCAGGCGCTGCACGACAGCCTGGAGCTGCCGCTGCTGCGGCGTCAGTCTTCGAAGCCTTCGATATGAAACGGCCGATGGTGACCACGGTTTTGCTCGGCTTGACGCTGCTGAGTCGGTTCGGCGCCCTGGCTGGATCCAACGGAAATGCGCAGTTAGAGCTCAGGCTGTACGTCGGCAAGGGAGAGTTCTTTGAACAAGAGCCGATCTACGCCGTGTTCGAGCTATCGAACAACGGGCTCGACACGGCGTGGATTTCGCCGTTCGGCATTACGTACCCGGCCTTGACGCCACTGCTAACGAGCGTAGCAGGCTCGCCGGTACCGCGGCTTATCGGTGTGACGGATTATGTACCAGCGCCTGGGTGG
The Deltaproteobacteria bacterium DNA segment above includes these coding regions:
- a CDS encoding citramalate synthase, which encodes MFLYDTTLRDGTQREGLSLSVDDKLKIAHRLDELGIHYLEGGWPGSNPKDSEFFRRIRKERLGHAKTAAFGMTRRANGRCEDDPSLTALLEAETPVVTIVGKSSTLHVERVLEASRDENLRMISDTVGYLRRLGREVIYDAEHFFDGYRLDADYALATLRAAAGAGADCIVLCDTNGGELPEVVEQRVRDVREQLGTPLGIHPHNDSGLAVANALAAVRAGCVHVQGTINGYGERCGNLDLIPLIATLQLKVGCPVLPPEQLRRLREVALFVAAVANLNPDAHAPYVGASAFAHKGGIHVAAVAKLPESYQHIDPALVGNEMRVVVSELSGRQNVRLRADLLGLAAGVSPQDVLQQVKTLEYGGHQFEAADGSFEMLVRRASADYRPPFELLGFTVIVERRSGGDMTAQAMIQLRVGDAVMHTAAEGAGPVNALDNAVRKALLPHYPELADVRLVDYKVRIVDEHLGTAAKPRVVVESASGAERWSTMGCSENIIEASWQALHDSLELPLLRRQSSKPSI